Proteins encoded by one window of Streptomyces sp. NBC_01477:
- a CDS encoding NUDIX domain-containing protein, with product MADIKRSAGLLLFRRTGSGVEVLLGHMGGPYWARKDAGAWSVPKGEYEGSEEPWDAARREFREELGLPAPEGAPLPLGEVVQSGGKHVTVWAVEGDLDPADAVPGTFTMEWPRGSGRTAEFPELDRVAWFGLDAAREVVVKAQAAFLDRLAEQA from the coding sequence ATGGCTGACATCAAGCGCAGCGCGGGCCTGCTCCTCTTCCGCCGCACCGGCTCCGGGGTGGAGGTACTGCTCGGCCACATGGGCGGCCCGTACTGGGCCCGCAAGGACGCCGGGGCGTGGTCGGTGCCGAAGGGCGAGTACGAGGGCAGCGAGGAGCCCTGGGACGCGGCGCGCCGCGAATTCCGCGAGGAGCTGGGGCTGCCCGCGCCGGAGGGTGCGCCGCTGCCGCTCGGCGAGGTGGTGCAGTCCGGGGGCAAGCACGTGACGGTATGGGCGGTGGAGGGCGACCTCGATCCGGCGGACGCGGTGCCGGGCACCTTCACGATGGAGTGGCCGCGCGGCTCGGGCCGCACCGCCGAGTTCCCGGAGCTGGACCGGGTGGCGTGGTTCGGGCTCGACGCGGCGCGCGAGGTCGTCGTCAAGGCGCAGGCGGCTTTCCTGGACCGCCTCGCGGAGCAGGCCTGA
- a CDS encoding response regulator has protein sequence MGELRPLAADLNDDCRRFAQALRTLFAGLDVSIRRYAARRYRDAGTVSRYLSGVRVPPWEFVVDLFADLATDHGATATPLTLDHVRELHRCAVQALVSPAHGIEVLQRQLADADREARRATVQEDLLGDALLDRQHRIADLEVRLNLLEAQWTAERTHLRVPAVEPEDADDLRAERQRLEEQVRSLEAELEETRLRVMIAESRCDVLERQLAIVEGPLPALAPDDGEPVAALEGVVAAIGRTSARILAVDDKQPNLLALEAVLAGLGHEVVTADSGQAALKALLDGTGFALILLDVQMPDMDGYETAIHIKRRARTRNIPIIFLTAMDHDPSHMFRGYTAGAVDYLVKPFDPWIIRAKVEAFVQMYLEARIAP, from the coding sequence ATGGGAGAGTTACGGCCGCTGGCAGCCGACTTGAACGATGACTGCCGGCGGTTCGCCCAGGCGCTGCGCACGCTCTTCGCCGGGCTCGACGTGTCGATCCGCCGCTACGCCGCCCGCCGTTACCGCGACGCGGGCACGGTCTCGCGCTATCTCAGCGGGGTTCGCGTACCGCCGTGGGAGTTCGTCGTCGACCTCTTCGCCGACCTCGCCACCGATCACGGCGCCACCGCGACACCGCTGACCCTGGACCACGTACGCGAGTTGCACCGCTGCGCCGTCCAGGCCCTCGTGTCACCGGCGCACGGGATAGAGGTGCTGCAGCGGCAACTGGCCGACGCCGACCGCGAGGCGCGCCGCGCCACCGTCCAGGAGGACCTGCTGGGCGACGCGTTGCTGGACCGCCAGCACCGCATCGCCGACCTCGAAGTGCGGCTGAACCTGCTGGAGGCGCAGTGGACGGCCGAACGGACCCACCTGCGCGTACCGGCCGTCGAACCGGAGGACGCGGACGACCTGCGAGCCGAACGCCAACGCCTCGAAGAGCAGGTCAGATCGCTGGAGGCCGAACTGGAGGAGACCCGGCTGCGAGTGATGATCGCCGAGTCCCGATGCGATGTCCTGGAGCGGCAACTCGCCATCGTCGAGGGGCCGCTGCCCGCGCTCGCCCCGGACGACGGCGAGCCCGTCGCCGCGCTGGAGGGCGTGGTGGCAGCCATCGGCCGGACGTCCGCGCGGATCCTCGCGGTGGACGACAAGCAGCCCAACCTCCTTGCCCTGGAGGCCGTTCTGGCCGGTCTCGGCCACGAGGTCGTCACCGCCGACTCGGGGCAGGCCGCGCTCAAGGCACTCCTGGACGGCACGGGATTCGCGCTCATCCTCCTCGACGTGCAGATGCCGGACATGGACGGTTACGAGACGGCCATCCACATCAAGCGCCGGGCTCGTACCCGCAACATCCCGATCATCTTCCTCACCGCGATGGATCACGATCCGTCGCACATGTTCCGCGGCTACACCGCCGGCGCCGTCGACTACCTGGTCAAGCCGTTCGATCCGTGGATCATCCGGGCCAAGGTCGAGGCCTTCGTACAGATGTACCTGGAGGCCAGGATCGCCCCGTGA
- a CDS encoding cryptochrome/photolyase family protein, whose protein sequence is MAARPHWLFGDQLGPHFIDPRHGGPDRDAPLVMIEARSVLARRRFHRAKAHLVLSAMRHRAAELGDRVTYVRAETYREGVERAVPRGRLTVFPPTSRRAAGLVDRLHRVDVLPERGHLVTREDFTAWADAHDGTLRMEDFYHRVRRRLGLLMDGGDPRGGRWNLDHENREPPPSGRRALDLPAPWRPTEDDVDDEVRHDLDRWEREGRVAFVGRDGPRGFPATRREALSALRHFVRHRLAAFGPYEDAMLAGDPVMSHSRLSAPLNLGLLHPRECLERAERALGSGDAPPNSVEGFVRQIAGWREYVRHVYWYFGEDYRGSNELGHRAPLPDWFAELDADAVTARCLSTVLAEVRDTGWTHHIPRLMVLGSRALQDGWDPAAVNDWFHRCFVDGYDWVMLPNVIGMSQYADGGRMTTKPYTSGGAYIDRMSDLCGGCAHRPGDRTGDRACPYTAGYWAFLHRHRARLEHNPRMARSVRGLDRLTDLPETLAGVRERGDAAP, encoded by the coding sequence TTGGCGGCGCGACCGCACTGGCTTTTCGGCGACCAGCTGGGCCCGCACTTCATCGACCCCCGGCACGGCGGGCCGGACCGGGACGCCCCGCTGGTGATGATTGAGGCCCGTTCGGTCCTGGCCCGGCGCCGCTTCCACCGGGCGAAGGCGCATCTGGTGCTGTCGGCGATGCGGCACCGTGCGGCGGAGCTGGGCGACCGGGTGACGTACGTGCGCGCGGAGACGTATCGCGAGGGCGTGGAACGCGCGGTCCCGCGGGGCCGGCTCACCGTTTTCCCACCGACCTCGCGGCGGGCCGCCGGGCTGGTCGACCGCCTCCACCGGGTGGACGTCCTGCCGGAACGCGGCCACCTGGTCACCCGCGAGGACTTCACCGCCTGGGCCGACGCCCACGACGGCACGCTGCGGATGGAGGACTTCTACCACCGGGTGCGCCGGCGGCTCGGGCTGCTGATGGACGGCGGCGACCCGCGCGGCGGCCGGTGGAATCTCGACCACGAGAACCGGGAGCCGCCGCCGTCCGGCCGCCGGGCCCTGGACCTTCCCGCACCGTGGCGTCCGACGGAGGACGACGTGGACGACGAGGTCCGGCACGACCTGGACCGCTGGGAGCGGGAGGGCCGCGTCGCCTTCGTCGGCAGGGACGGCCCGCGCGGTTTCCCGGCCACCCGGCGGGAAGCCCTGTCCGCGCTGCGCCATTTCGTACGCCACCGGCTCGCCGCGTTCGGACCGTACGAGGACGCGATGCTGGCGGGCGACCCCGTCATGAGCCACAGCCGGCTGTCCGCCCCGCTCAATCTGGGACTGCTGCACCCGCGGGAGTGCCTGGAGCGGGCCGAGAGGGCGCTGGGCTCCGGTGACGCGCCGCCGAACAGCGTCGAGGGCTTCGTCCGCCAGATCGCGGGGTGGCGGGAGTACGTCCGGCACGTCTACTGGTACTTCGGCGAGGACTACCGCGGCAGCAACGAACTCGGGCACCGGGCGCCGCTGCCCGACTGGTTCGCGGAACTGGACGCGGACGCGGTGACCGCGCGCTGCCTGTCCACGGTGCTGGCCGAGGTCCGTGACACCGGCTGGACCCACCACATCCCGCGGCTGATGGTGCTGGGGAGCCGGGCGCTCCAGGACGGCTGGGACCCGGCCGCCGTGAACGACTGGTTCCACCGCTGCTTCGTGGACGGCTACGACTGGGTGATGCTGCCCAATGTGATCGGCATGTCCCAGTACGCCGACGGCGGCCGGATGACGACCAAGCCGTACACGTCCGGCGGCGCCTACATCGACCGGATGAGCGACCTGTGCGGCGGCTGCGCCCACCGGCCGGGCGACCGTACCGGCGACCGCGCCTGCCCTTACACGGCGGGCTACTGGGCCTTCCTCCACCGCCACCGCGCCCGGCTGGAGCACAACCCCCGTATGGCACGGTCGGTACGCGGCCTCGACCGCCTCACCGACCTGCCCGAAACCCTGGCCGGGGTGCGCGAACGCGGCGACGCGGCCCCGTGA
- a CDS encoding MFS transporter, which yields MTSEGYVTSAETAAAPVGAAADGSSVKSAVPAGAAAWAPVAALTLGIAALVASEFLPASVLPAMASDVGVSEGTAGLAVAATAVAGAVTAPTIAVLLPRTDRRTVLIGLLAAAVLSNVVVAVTPNFPLLLAGRLLLGVAIAGFWSFALGAGTRAAPGRDHVVSTSLALGVSAATIIGVPLSSVLGDAVGWRPVFWSAAGLSVLALFAVAATLPPVPAQPEAGLGMLRQALANRRLMAGVGCIALVAFGNFAAYPYIRLVIERNTAGSTVWLLLAWGVGGLAGNLAAGALARRLGLAVVAAPALLGVSLLMLATTTGLPAATVAIVVWGFGFNMVPVATQLWVTRAEPKRVESALSLQVTAFQAAITAGSAIGGAVVDGGGVRAALVVGTVAALAGSVGFGLLRGPRT from the coding sequence ATGACCTCTGAGGGCTATGTGACCAGCGCCGAGACCGCGGCGGCGCCCGTCGGTGCCGCCGCGGACGGCTCGTCCGTGAAAAGCGCCGTCCCCGCCGGAGCCGCCGCCTGGGCGCCCGTCGCGGCGCTCACCCTGGGCATCGCCGCCCTGGTGGCCAGCGAGTTCCTGCCGGCGAGCGTGCTGCCGGCCATGGCCTCGGACGTCGGCGTCAGCGAGGGCACCGCGGGGCTCGCCGTCGCCGCGACCGCGGTCGCGGGCGCCGTCACCGCGCCCACGATCGCCGTGCTGCTGCCGCGCACCGACCGCAGGACCGTACTGATCGGCCTGCTCGCCGCCGCCGTGCTGTCCAACGTGGTGGTGGCGGTGACCCCGAACTTCCCGCTGCTGCTCGCGGGCCGGCTGCTGCTGGGCGTCGCCATCGCCGGCTTCTGGTCGTTCGCGCTCGGGGCGGGCACGCGCGCGGCGCCGGGGCGCGACCACGTCGTGTCCACGAGCCTGGCGCTGGGGGTGAGCGCGGCCACCATCATCGGGGTGCCGCTGTCCTCGGTGCTCGGCGACGCGGTGGGCTGGCGGCCGGTGTTCTGGTCGGCCGCGGGGCTCAGCGTGCTGGCCTTGTTCGCGGTGGCGGCGACCCTGCCGCCGGTGCCGGCCCAGCCGGAAGCGGGGCTCGGCATGCTCCGGCAGGCGCTGGCCAACCGCCGGCTGATGGCCGGGGTGGGCTGCATCGCGCTGGTGGCCTTCGGCAACTTCGCCGCCTACCCGTACATCCGGCTCGTGATCGAGCGGAACACCGCGGGCAGTACGGTCTGGCTGCTGCTCGCCTGGGGCGTGGGCGGCCTGGCGGGCAACCTCGCCGCCGGCGCGCTCGCCCGCCGCCTCGGGCTCGCCGTGGTCGCCGCGCCGGCCCTGCTGGGCGTGAGCCTGCTGATGCTGGCGACGACCACCGGGCTTCCCGCCGCGACCGTGGCGATCGTCGTATGGGGCTTCGGCTTCAACATGGTGCCGGTCGCCACCCAGCTGTGGGTGACCCGCGCCGAGCCGAAGCGCGTCGAGTCGGCTCTGTCGTTGCAGGTGACGGCCTTCCAGGCGGCCATTACGGCCGGGTCGGCGATCGGCGGGGCCGTGGTCGACGGCGGCGGGGTACGGGCGGCGCTAGTCGTCGGGACCGTCGCCGCGCTGGCCGGCAGCGTCGGCTTCGGGCTGCTGCGCGGACCCCGGACATGA
- a CDS encoding helix-turn-helix transcriptional regulator — protein sequence MPTWDMVAVTVRRLAPGERLDGVDGAIWALVLDGDARLETTAGAEGLHAGDAFYVDARSTYRLVALTPAEVAVGTLRAVPPLPSPLVARDFAGNNRGIAELVRICPLGPCHGQPLFAASYGGLIQAAMALALDASARQGADPRLTELVSLLDAHPGRPWTVESMARVAHLSRSSLGERFRRELGRSPAQVLREVRMRHARELLAGTNRPVEQIAFTVGYGSAAAFSRAFSADHGSSPQAWRSCPGSAQQPEADAAGQRGDGPDD from the coding sequence ATGCCGACGTGGGACATGGTGGCCGTGACGGTCCGCCGGCTGGCGCCCGGGGAGCGGCTGGACGGGGTGGACGGCGCGATCTGGGCGCTGGTCCTCGACGGCGACGCGCGGCTGGAGACCACGGCGGGCGCCGAGGGGCTGCACGCGGGGGACGCCTTCTACGTGGACGCCAGAAGCACGTACCGGCTCGTCGCGCTGACGCCGGCCGAGGTCGCGGTGGGCACGCTGCGGGCGGTCCCGCCGCTGCCGAGCCCGCTGGTGGCGCGGGACTTCGCGGGGAACAACCGCGGCATCGCCGAGCTGGTGCGGATCTGCCCGCTGGGCCCGTGCCACGGCCAGCCGCTCTTCGCCGCCAGCTATGGCGGACTGATCCAGGCCGCGATGGCGCTGGCCCTCGACGCGAGCGCGCGGCAGGGCGCCGACCCGCGGCTCACCGAGCTGGTCTCGCTGCTCGACGCGCATCCCGGGCGGCCCTGGACGGTGGAGAGCATGGCCCGGGTCGCCCATCTGTCCCGCTCGTCGCTGGGCGAGCGCTTCCGCCGCGAGCTCGGCCGCAGTCCCGCGCAGGTGCTGCGGGAGGTTCGGATGCGGCATGCCCGCGAACTCCTCGCCGGGACGAACCGGCCGGTCGAGCAGATCGCCTTCACCGTCGGGTACGGCTCGGCCGCGGCTTTCAGCCGGGCGTTCTCCGCCGACCACGGCAGCTCGCCGCAGGCGTGGCGCTCATGTCCGGGGTCCGCGCAGCAGCCCGAAGCCGACGCTGCCGGCCAGCGCGGCGACGGTCCCGACGACTAG
- a CDS encoding TerD family protein: MLAPRDRSGGRPLTGRRVLVLGGTHGEAAGVRGRIVALGGSAAVNLSARVTDVVLLPGGESDRRMARIAALGLAVHEAEWLDTPVAGPAPAEAGPPSACLVLPPGGVTDLAGTRDVPCWTVTATCAQRTGIAIDVVAFVLGENAQVVADEDFVFYGAPENPDGSLRLATDGPAGQSLVADLSRLPTTARTVSIAAAIDGTAAFGDVGAVEITAARDRSAEPFVQATPDAATTERTLLLAEIYRRGPRWRLRAIGQGYGHGLDALARGYGVDIED, translated from the coding sequence GTGCTCGCACCGCGGGACCGGTCCGGCGGCCGGCCCCTGACCGGGCGGCGGGTGCTCGTCCTGGGAGGAACACACGGAGAAGCCGCCGGAGTACGCGGCCGGATCGTCGCGCTCGGCGGCTCCGCCGCGGTGAACCTGTCGGCGCGGGTCACCGACGTCGTGCTGCTGCCCGGCGGGGAATCGGACCGGCGCATGGCCCGGATCGCCGCGCTCGGCCTTGCGGTGCACGAGGCCGAGTGGCTGGACACGCCCGTCGCCGGGCCGGCTCCCGCCGAGGCCGGGCCACCGTCGGCCTGTCTCGTGCTGCCCCCGGGAGGCGTCACCGACCTGGCCGGCACCCGGGATGTGCCGTGCTGGACGGTCACGGCGACCTGTGCCCAGCGCACCGGCATCGCGATCGACGTCGTCGCCTTCGTCCTCGGCGAGAACGCACAGGTGGTTGCCGACGAGGACTTCGTCTTCTACGGCGCCCCCGAGAACCCGGACGGCAGCCTCCGCCTCGCCACCGACGGTCCGGCCGGGCAGTCCCTCGTCGCGGACCTCTCCCGCCTTCCGACGACGGCCCGCACGGTGTCCATCGCCGCGGCCATCGACGGGACGGCGGCCTTCGGCGACGTAGGTGCCGTCGAGATCACGGCGGCGCGCGACAGGAGCGCGGAACCGTTCGTCCAGGCGACGCCGGACGCCGCCACGACCGAGCGCACCCTGCTCCTCGCCGAGATCTACCGCCGCGGTCCCCGCTGGCGGCTGCGCGCCATCGGCCAGGGCTACGGCCACGGCCTCGACGCACTGGCCCGCGGCTACGGCGTCGACATCGAGGACTGA